A stretch of Chitinophaga caeni DNA encodes these proteins:
- a CDS encoding efflux RND transporter periplasmic adaptor subunit yields MLRKKWWLIATALVVLAGVSYFVLAGESSSVNIPVTVRKGDFRSVITSPGELQAENTTYISAPSDLMSNDIYEEIKIQDMIPEGTIVKEGDYVATLDPAVVSKKISDFQTQLTSASTTLSQTALDTALTLREARNNMLNLEFQVEQKRIALELSKFEPKATIRQAEIDYEKAQRDITEAKQNYTIKQRQAEAKMIQAANSLSRFQRIISDLDDLRSRFRLTANKQGLLVYIPDRMSGGKKKAGSVVRSWDPKVAMVPDLSSMISKTYINEVDISKIKKSQTVDIGLDAFPEVKLTGVVMNVAGIGENRPGSNAKVFEVNIMLDRVDTILRPGMTTSNRILESKVANQLMIPIEAVYAEKNTSFVYLKKGGTIIKQEVKLGKSNEEEVIVLKGLQENDQIYLNEVASAKDDDIKKI; encoded by the coding sequence ATGCTTAGAAAAAAATGGTGGTTGATTGCCACCGCCCTTGTAGTATTAGCGGGAGTATCTTATTTCGTGTTGGCTGGAGAATCAAGTAGTGTTAATATCCCTGTTACTGTTCGGAAAGGAGATTTCAGAAGTGTGATCACCAGTCCCGGTGAATTGCAAGCTGAAAATACCACCTATATTTCGGCGCCCAGCGATCTGATGAGTAATGATATTTACGAAGAGATCAAGATCCAAGATATGATCCCTGAAGGAACGATCGTGAAAGAAGGGGACTACGTTGCTACGCTCGACCCTGCCGTTGTAAGTAAGAAGATCAGCGACTTTCAAACACAATTGACCAGCGCTTCGACAACCTTGTCGCAAACCGCGCTGGATACGGCGCTCACCCTTAGGGAAGCCCGTAACAACATGTTGAACTTAGAATTCCAGGTGGAACAGAAAAGGATTGCATTGGAACTTTCCAAGTTTGAACCGAAAGCAACCATCCGGCAAGCTGAAATTGATTATGAAAAGGCACAACGTGATATCACCGAGGCCAAGCAAAACTATACGATCAAACAAAGGCAGGCTGAGGCTAAGATGATACAGGCGGCCAACTCCTTGAGCCGTTTCCAAAGAATTATTTCAGACCTGGATGACTTACGTTCCCGGTTCAGGCTAACTGCCAACAAGCAAGGTTTGCTCGTTTATATCCCGGACAGGATGAGCGGTGGTAAAAAGAAGGCCGGTTCGGTTGTGCGCTCTTGGGACCCGAAAGTGGCCATGGTGCCGGACTTATCAAGCATGATCTCCAAAACATATATCAACGAGGTTGATATCAGTAAAATAAAAAAATCGCAAACGGTGGATATCGGTCTGGATGCCTTCCCGGAAGTGAAACTTACCGGGGTTGTAATGAACGTGGCCGGCATCGGAGAAAACCGTCCCGGGTCTAACGCGAAAGTATTCGAGGTAAATATCATGCTTGATAGGGTCGATACGATCTTAAGACCGGGTATGACTACCTCCAACCGGATCTTGGAAAGCAAGGTGGCTAACCAATTAATGATTCCAATCGAAGCAGTTTACGCTGAGAAAAATACCAGTTTCGTTTACCTGAAAAAAGGTGGTACCATCATCAAGCAAGAAGTCAAACTCGGTAAATCTAACGAAGAGGAAGTGATCGTGTTAAAGGGCTTGCAGGAAAACGACCAAATTTATTTGAACGAGGTGGCCAGTGCTAAAGATGACGATATAAAGAAGATTTAA